From a single Streptomyces misionensis genomic region:
- the ruvB gene encoding Holliday junction branch migration DNA helicase RuvB, giving the protein MNWDDTADTPAERLVDSAADREDQAVEAALRPKDLGEFIGQEKVREQLDLVLRAARARGATADHVLLSGAPGLGKTTLSMIIAAEMGAPIRITSGPAIQHAGDLAAILSSLQEGEVLFLDEIHRMSRPAEEMLYMAMEDFRVDVIVGKGPGATAIPLELPPFTLVGATTRAGLLPPPLRDRFGFTAHMEFYEPRELERVVHRSAQLLDVGIEPDGAAEIAGRSRGTPRIANRLLRRVRDYAQVKADGVITREIAAAALAVYEVDGRGLDRLDRAVLEALLKLFGGGPVGLSTLAVAVGEERETVEEVAEPFLVREGLLARTPRGRVATPAAWTHLGLTPPRSATPGNGQGDLFGA; this is encoded by the coding sequence ATGAACTGGGACGACACGGCCGACACTCCCGCCGAGCGGCTGGTGGACTCCGCCGCCGACCGCGAGGACCAGGCCGTCGAGGCCGCCCTGCGCCCCAAGGACCTCGGCGAGTTCATCGGCCAGGAGAAGGTCCGCGAACAGCTCGACCTGGTGCTGCGGGCGGCCCGCGCGCGCGGCGCCACCGCCGACCACGTACTGCTCTCCGGCGCCCCCGGCCTCGGCAAGACCACCCTGTCGATGATCATCGCGGCCGAGATGGGCGCCCCCATCCGCATCACCTCCGGCCCCGCCATCCAGCACGCCGGCGACCTCGCCGCGATCCTCTCCTCCCTCCAGGAGGGCGAGGTGCTCTTCCTGGACGAGATCCACCGCATGTCCCGGCCCGCCGAGGAGATGCTGTACATGGCGATGGAGGACTTCCGCGTCGACGTCATCGTCGGCAAGGGCCCCGGCGCCACCGCCATTCCCCTGGAGCTGCCCCCGTTCACGCTGGTCGGCGCCACCACCCGGGCCGGTCTGCTGCCGCCCCCGCTGCGCGACCGCTTCGGCTTCACCGCGCACATGGAGTTCTACGAGCCCCGCGAACTGGAGCGGGTCGTGCACCGCTCGGCACAGCTGCTGGACGTCGGCATAGAGCCCGACGGCGCCGCCGAGATCGCCGGCCGCTCCCGCGGCACGCCCCGCATCGCCAACCGCCTGCTGCGCCGCGTCCGCGACTACGCGCAGGTCAAGGCGGACGGTGTGATCACCCGTGAGATCGCCGCGGCCGCGCTCGCCGTCTACGAGGTCGACGGGCGCGGCCTGGACCGGCTGGACCGCGCCGTCCTGGAGGCCCTGCTGAAGCTGTTCGGCGGCGGCCCGGTGGGCCTGTCCACGCTCGCCGTCGCGGTGGGGGAGGAACGTGAGACCGTGGAAGAGGTGGCCGAACCGTTCCTGGTCCGCGAGGGCCTGCTGGCCCGCACCCCGCGCGGCCGGGTGGCCACCCCCGCCGCCTGGACGCACCTCGGGCTCACCCCGCCCCGTTCGGCCACGCCGGGAAACGGACAAGGGGACCTGTTCGGGGCGTGA
- the ruvA gene encoding Holliday junction branch migration protein RuvA: MIAFLSGTVAALAPDSAVVEVGGVGMAVQCTPDTLAALRVGQPAKLHTSLVVREDSLTLYGFADDDARQVFELLQTASGVGPRLAQAMLAVHTPDALRRAVATGDEKALTAVPGIGKKGAQKLLLELKDRLGAPVGTAPAVGAPVTQGWRDQLHAALIGLGYATREADEAVAAVAPQAEAEGGTPQVGRLLKAALQTLNRAR; encoded by the coding sequence ATGATCGCCTTCCTCAGCGGCACGGTCGCCGCGCTCGCCCCCGACTCCGCGGTGGTGGAGGTCGGCGGCGTCGGCATGGCCGTCCAGTGCACCCCGGACACACTGGCCGCGCTCCGCGTGGGACAGCCCGCCAAGCTGCACACCTCCCTGGTGGTGCGCGAGGATTCGCTGACCCTGTACGGCTTCGCCGATGACGACGCCCGCCAGGTCTTCGAACTGCTCCAGACCGCCAGCGGCGTCGGCCCCCGCCTCGCCCAGGCGATGCTCGCCGTGCACACCCCGGACGCGCTGCGCCGCGCCGTCGCCACCGGTGACGAGAAGGCCCTCACCGCGGTCCCCGGCATCGGCAAGAAGGGCGCCCAGAAGCTGCTCCTGGAGCTCAAGGACCGCCTCGGCGCGCCCGTCGGCACCGCCCCGGCCGTCGGTGCCCCCGTCACCCAGGGCTGGCGCGACCAGCTGCACGCGGCCCTCATCGGCCTCGGCTACGCCACCCGCGAGGCCGACGAGGCCGTGGCCGCCGTGGCACCCCAGGCCGAGGCGGAGGGCGGCACCCCGCAGGTCGGCCGGCTGCTGAAGGCCGCCCTGCAGACCCTGAACCGCGCCCGCTGA
- the ruvC gene encoding crossover junction endodeoxyribonuclease RuvC, which translates to MRVLGVDPGLTRCGVGVVEGVAGRPLTMVGVGVVRTPADAELSHRLLAVEQGIEQWLDEHRPEFVAVERVFSQHNVRTVMGTAQASAVAMLCAARRGIPVALHTPSEVKAAVTGSGRADKAQVGAMVTRLLRLAAPPKPADAADALALAICHIWRAPAQNRLQRAVALHTAHPTKGRTA; encoded by the coding sequence GTGCGGGTGCTGGGGGTGGACCCGGGGCTGACCCGGTGCGGTGTCGGCGTGGTCGAGGGGGTCGCGGGCCGCCCGCTGACGATGGTCGGCGTCGGCGTCGTACGCACTCCGGCGGACGCCGAGCTGAGCCACCGGCTGCTCGCCGTCGAGCAGGGCATCGAGCAGTGGCTGGACGAACACCGGCCCGAGTTCGTCGCCGTGGAGCGCGTCTTCAGCCAGCACAACGTGCGCACCGTGATGGGCACCGCCCAGGCCAGCGCCGTCGCCATGCTGTGCGCCGCCCGCCGCGGCATCCCCGTCGCGCTGCACACCCCCAGCGAGGTCAAGGCCGCCGTCACCGGCTCGGGACGCGCCGACAAGGCGCAGGTCGGCGCCATGGTCACCCGGCTGCTGCGGCTCGCCGCGCCCCCCAAGCCGGCCGACGCCGCCGACGCCCTCGCCCTCGCCATCTGCCACATCTGGCGCGCCCCCGCCCAGAACCGGCTCCAGCGGGCCGTCGCCCTGCACACCGCCCACCCGACGAAAGGCCGTACGGCATGA
- a CDS encoding YebC/PmpR family DNA-binding transcriptional regulator, whose translation MSGHSKWATTKHKKAVIDAKRGKLFAKLIKNIEVAARMGGVDLDGNPTLYDAVQKAKKQSVPNKNIDSAIKRGGGLEAGGADYETIMYEGYGPNGVAVLIECLTDNRNRAASDVRVAMTRNGGSMADPGSVSYLFNRKGVVIVPKGELTEDDVLGAVLDAGAEEVNDLGESFEVLSEATDLVAVRTALQEAGIDYDSAEANFVPTMQVELDEEGAKKIFKLIDALEDSDDVQNVFANFDVSDEIMEKVDA comes from the coding sequence ATGTCCGGCCACTCTAAATGGGCTACGACGAAGCACAAGAAGGCCGTGATCGACGCCAAGCGCGGCAAGCTCTTCGCGAAGCTGATCAAGAACATCGAGGTCGCGGCGCGGATGGGCGGCGTCGACCTCGACGGCAACCCGACGCTCTACGACGCCGTCCAGAAGGCCAAGAAGCAGTCGGTCCCGAACAAGAACATCGACTCCGCGATCAAGCGCGGCGGCGGTCTCGAGGCCGGCGGCGCCGACTACGAGACGATCATGTACGAGGGCTACGGCCCCAACGGTGTCGCGGTGCTCATCGAGTGCCTCACCGACAACCGCAACCGCGCCGCCTCCGACGTGCGTGTCGCCATGACCCGCAACGGCGGCTCCATGGCCGACCCCGGTTCGGTGTCGTACCTGTTCAACCGCAAGGGCGTCGTGATCGTCCCCAAGGGCGAGCTGACCGAGGACGACGTGCTCGGTGCCGTCCTGGACGCCGGTGCCGAGGAGGTCAACGACCTCGGCGAGTCCTTCGAGGTGCTCAGCGAGGCCACCGACCTGGTCGCGGTCCGCACCGCCCTCCAGGAGGCCGGCATCGACTACGACTCCGCCGAGGCCAACTTCGTCCCGACCATGCAGGTCGAGCTGGACGAGGAGGGCGCCAAGAAGATCTTCAAGCTGATCGACGCCCTGGAGGACAGCGACGACGTGCAGAACGTCTTCGCCAACTTCGACGTGAGCGACGAGATCATGGAGAAGGTCGACGCGTAA
- the pdxT gene encoding pyridoxal 5'-phosphate synthase glutaminase subunit PdxT, with protein MNTPVIGVLALQGDVREHLIALAAADAVARPVRRPEELAEVDGLVLPGGESTTISKLAVLFGVMEPLRARVRDGMPVYGTCAGMIMLADKILDPRSGQETVGGIDMIVRRNAFGRQNESFEAAVDVRGVAGDPVEGVFIRAPWVESVGADAEVLAEHDGHIVAVRQGNALATSFHPELTGDHRVHALFVDMVRANAAPESL; from the coding sequence ATGAACACTCCTGTCATTGGCGTCCTGGCCCTCCAGGGCGACGTACGGGAGCACCTCATCGCCCTGGCCGCGGCGGACGCCGTGGCCAGGCCGGTGCGGCGCCCCGAGGAACTCGCCGAGGTCGACGGCTTGGTGCTGCCCGGCGGCGAGTCCACCACCATCTCCAAGCTGGCCGTCCTCTTCGGTGTGATGGAGCCGCTGCGCGCCCGGGTGCGCGACGGCATGCCCGTCTACGGCACCTGCGCCGGCATGATCATGCTGGCCGACAAGATCCTCGACCCGCGCTCGGGCCAGGAGACCGTCGGCGGCATCGACATGATCGTGCGCCGCAACGCCTTCGGGCGGCAGAACGAGTCCTTCGAGGCCGCGGTCGACGTGCGGGGCGTCGCGGGCGATCCTGTGGAGGGCGTCTTCATCCGCGCCCCCTGGGTGGAGTCCGTGGGTGCCGACGCCGAGGTGCTCGCCGAGCACGACGGCCACATCGTCGCCGTCCGCCAGGGCAACGCGCTCGCCACGTCGTTCCACCCGGAACTGACCGGTGACCACCGGGTGCACGCCCTGTTCGTGGACATGGTGCGCGCCAATGCCGCCCCGGAGTCCTTGTAG
- the pdxS gene encoding pyridoxal 5'-phosphate synthase lyase subunit PdxS, whose product MSTTENQAPETGTARVKRGMAEQLKGGVIMDVVTPEQAKIAEDAGAVAVMALERVPADIRKDGGVARMSDPDMIEGIIDAVSIPVMAKSRIGHFVEAQVLQSLGVDYIDESEVLTPADEVNHSDKWAFTTPFVCGATNLGEALRRIAEGAAMIRSKGEAGTGNVVEAVRHLRQIKGEIAKLRGCDNNELYAAAKELRAPYELVKEVAELGKLPVVLFSAGGVATPADAALMRQLGAEGVFVGSGIFKSGDPAKRAAAIVKATTFYDDPKIIADASRNLGEAMVGINCDTLPETERYANRGW is encoded by the coding sequence GTGTCCACCACCGAGAACCAGGCTCCCGAGACCGGCACCGCCCGCGTGAAGCGCGGCATGGCCGAGCAGCTCAAGGGGGGCGTCATCATGGACGTCGTCACCCCGGAGCAGGCGAAGATCGCCGAGGACGCGGGCGCCGTCGCCGTCATGGCCCTGGAGCGGGTCCCCGCCGACATCCGCAAGGACGGCGGCGTGGCGCGCATGTCCGACCCGGACATGATCGAGGGCATCATCGACGCCGTCTCGATCCCGGTCATGGCCAAGTCCCGCATCGGCCACTTCGTCGAGGCCCAGGTCCTCCAGTCCCTCGGCGTGGACTACATCGACGAGTCCGAGGTGCTCACCCCGGCCGACGAGGTCAACCACTCCGACAAGTGGGCCTTCACCACCCCGTTCGTGTGCGGCGCCACCAACCTGGGCGAGGCCCTGCGCCGCATCGCCGAGGGCGCCGCGATGATCCGCTCCAAGGGCGAGGCCGGCACCGGCAACGTCGTGGAGGCCGTGCGCCACCTGCGCCAGATCAAGGGCGAGATCGCCAAGCTGCGCGGCTGCGACAACAACGAGCTGTACGCCGCCGCCAAGGAGCTGCGCGCCCCCTACGAGCTGGTCAAGGAGGTCGCCGAGCTGGGCAAGCTCCCCGTGGTGCTGTTCTCCGCCGGCGGCGTGGCCACCCCGGCCGACGCCGCGCTGATGCGCCAGCTCGGTGCCGAGGGCGTGTTCGTCGGCTCCGGCATCTTCAAGTCCGGCGACCCGGCCAAGCGCGCCGCCGCCATCGTCAAGGCGACCACCTTCTACGACGACCCGAAGATCATCGCGGACGCGTCCCGCAACCTCGGCGAGGCCATGGTCGGCATCAACTGCGACACCCTCCCCGAGACCGAGCGCTACGCGAACCGCGGCTGGTGA
- a CDS encoding glycosyltransferase family 4 protein, whose translation MRIGIVCPYSWDVPGGVQFHVRDLAEYFLRLGHEVSVLAPADDDTPLPPYVVSAGRAVPVPYNGSVARLNFGFLSAARVRRWLHEGAFDVVHIHEPTSPSLGLLTCWAAQGPIVATFHTSNPRSRAMIAAYSILQAALEKISARIAVSEYARRTLVEHLGGDAVVIPNGVDVDFFAKAEPKPQWQGETIGFIGRIDEPRKGLPVLMKALPKILAARPGARLLVAGRGDEEAAVEGLPPELRSHVEFLGMISDEDKARLLRSVDLYLAPNTGGESFGIILVEAMSAGAPVLASDLDAFVQVLDQGRAGEVFANEDADALADAAVRLLADPDRRAALRARGSAHVRRFDWSTVGADILSVYETVTDGTTAVAADERTTGLRARFGLARD comes from the coding sequence GTGAGAATCGGGATCGTCTGCCCGTACTCCTGGGACGTGCCCGGAGGCGTCCAGTTCCACGTCCGCGACCTCGCCGAGTACTTCCTCCGCCTCGGCCACGAGGTCTCCGTGCTCGCCCCGGCCGACGACGACACCCCGCTGCCGCCGTACGTCGTCTCCGCCGGGCGGGCCGTCCCCGTGCCGTACAACGGCTCGGTGGCCCGGCTGAACTTCGGCTTCCTGTCGGCCGCGCGAGTGCGGCGCTGGCTGCACGAGGGCGCCTTCGACGTGGTCCACATCCACGAGCCGACCTCGCCCTCGCTGGGCCTGCTCACCTGCTGGGCCGCGCAGGGCCCGATCGTGGCCACGTTCCACACCTCCAACCCGCGCTCCCGGGCGATGATCGCCGCCTACTCGATCCTCCAGGCCGCGCTGGAGAAGATCAGCGCGCGGATCGCGGTCAGCGAGTACGCCCGCCGCACCCTGGTCGAGCACCTGGGCGGGGACGCGGTGGTCATCCCCAACGGCGTCGACGTCGACTTCTTCGCCAAGGCCGAGCCCAAGCCGCAGTGGCAGGGGGAGACGATCGGCTTCATCGGCCGCATCGACGAGCCCCGCAAGGGCCTGCCCGTCCTGATGAAGGCCCTGCCGAAGATCCTCGCCGCCCGGCCCGGCGCACGGCTGCTGGTCGCGGGCCGGGGCGACGAGGAGGCCGCCGTCGAGGGCCTGCCGCCCGAACTCCGCTCCCACGTGGAGTTCCTCGGCATGATCAGCGACGAGGACAAGGCCCGTCTGCTGCGCAGCGTCGACCTGTACCTCGCGCCCAACACCGGCGGCGAGAGCTTCGGCATCATCCTGGTCGAGGCCATGTCCGCGGGCGCCCCCGTGCTCGCCTCGGACCTCGACGCCTTCGTGCAGGTCCTCGACCAGGGCCGGGCGGGCGAGGTGTTCGCCAACGAGGACGCGGACGCGCTCGCCGACGCCGCCGTCCGGCTGCTGGCCGACCCGGACCGCCGGGCCGCGCTGCGCGCCCGCGGCAGCGCGCACGTGCGCCGCTTCGACTGGTCCACGGTCGGCGCGGACATCCTGTCCGTCTACGAGACGGTCACCGACGGCACGACCGCGGTCGCCGCGGACGAACGCACGACGGGCCTGCGAGCCCGCTTCGGCCTCGCCCGCGACTGA
- a CDS encoding phosphatidylinositol mannoside acyltransferase: MSTADRLTDALYGAGWSTVKKLPEPVAARLGRTIADIAWKRRGKGVERLEANYARVVPGAGPERLAELSRAGMRSYLRYWMESFRLPAWSAERIRTGFDPKDVHHLTEGLDAGKGVILALPHLANWDLAGAWVTTALRTPFTTVAERLKPETLYDRFVAYREGLGMEVLPHSGGSAFGTLARRLRDGGLVCLVADRDLSASGVEVGFFGERARMPAGPALLAQHTGALLLPVTLWYDDSPVMRGRVHPAIEVPESGTRAEKTSVMTQALADAFATGIAEHPEDWHMLQRLWLADLDPAKGPL; this comes from the coding sequence GTGAGCACCGCGGACCGGCTGACGGACGCGCTGTACGGCGCGGGCTGGAGCACGGTCAAGAAGCTCCCGGAGCCGGTCGCGGCCCGCCTCGGGCGGACCATCGCCGACATCGCCTGGAAGCGGCGCGGCAAGGGCGTGGAGCGGCTGGAGGCGAACTACGCGCGGGTGGTGCCCGGCGCCGGTCCCGAGCGGCTGGCCGAGCTGTCCCGCGCCGGCATGCGCTCCTACCTGCGCTACTGGATGGAGTCCTTCCGGCTGCCCGCCTGGAGCGCCGAGCGGATCCGGACGGGCTTCGACCCCAAGGACGTCCACCACCTGACCGAGGGCCTCGACGCCGGCAAGGGCGTGATCCTCGCCCTGCCGCACCTGGCCAACTGGGACCTGGCCGGCGCCTGGGTCACCACGGCGCTGCGCACCCCGTTCACCACGGTCGCCGAGCGCCTCAAGCCCGAGACGCTCTACGACCGCTTCGTCGCCTACCGCGAGGGCCTCGGCATGGAGGTGCTGCCGCACAGCGGCGGCTCCGCCTTCGGCACCCTGGCCCGGCGGCTGCGCGACGGCGGCCTGGTCTGCCTGGTCGCCGACCGCGACCTGTCCGCCTCCGGCGTGGAGGTCGGCTTCTTCGGCGAGCGGGCCCGGATGCCCGCGGGCCCCGCGCTGCTCGCCCAGCACACCGGCGCCCTGCTGCTGCCGGTGACCCTCTGGTACGACGACTCGCCCGTCATGCGCGGGCGGGTGCATCCGGCGATCGAGGTGCCGGAGTCAGGCACCCGGGCCGAGAAGACGTCTGTCATGACACAGGCCCTGGCCGACGCCTTCGCCACCGGGATCGCCGAGCACCCGGAGGACTGGCACATGCTCCAACGGCTGTGGCTCGCCGACCTCGACCCCGCGAAGGGACCCTTGTGA
- the pgsA gene encoding phosphatidylinositol phosphate synthase, with protein MGQPAAITGRGATPTVGKAMLNKYARAFFTRVLTPFAAFLIRRGVSPDTVTLIGTAGVVAGALVFYPRGEFFWGTVVITLFVFSDLVDGNMARQLGRSSRWGAFLDSTLDRVADGAIFGGFALWYAGQGDNDALCAVAIFCLASGQVVSYTKARGESIGLPVAVNGLVERAERLVISLVAAGFAGLHKFGVPGIQWLLPIALWIVAAGSLVTLVQRVVTVRRESAEAEAAARQDSGAAQ; from the coding sequence ATGGGCCAGCCGGCGGCCATCACGGGCCGCGGCGCGACACCGACCGTCGGGAAGGCCATGCTGAACAAGTACGCGCGTGCATTCTTCACGCGTGTCCTCACACCGTTCGCCGCGTTTCTCATCCGGCGGGGGGTAAGCCCCGACACGGTCACGCTGATCGGCACCGCGGGTGTGGTGGCGGGCGCGCTGGTCTTCTACCCCCGGGGCGAGTTCTTCTGGGGCACGGTCGTGATCACCCTGTTCGTCTTCTCCGACCTGGTCGACGGCAACATGGCCCGGCAGCTGGGACGCTCCAGCCGCTGGGGGGCCTTCCTCGACTCCACCCTGGACCGGGTCGCCGACGGCGCGATCTTCGGCGGCTTCGCGCTCTGGTACGCGGGCCAGGGCGACAATGACGCGCTGTGCGCCGTGGCGATCTTCTGCCTGGCCAGCGGCCAGGTGGTGTCGTACACCAAGGCGCGCGGCGAGTCGATCGGACTCCCCGTCGCCGTCAACGGTCTGGTCGAGCGGGCCGAGCGCCTGGTGATCTCCCTGGTGGCGGCCGGTTTCGCGGGCCTGCACAAGTTCGGCGTGCCGGGCATCCAGTGGCTGCTGCCGATCGCCCTGTGGATCGTCGCCGCGGGCAGTCTGGTCACCCTGGTCCAGCGCGTCGTCACCGTGCGCCGCGAGTCCGCCGAGGCGGAGGCGGCGGCCCGGCAGGACAGCGGGGCGGCCCAGTGA
- a CDS encoding elongation factor G-like protein EF-G2, with translation MGDKTQTHPGAAGRALTADQPASVRNVVLVGHSGAGKTTLVEALALTAGAVNRAGRVEDGGTVSDYDEIEHRQQRSVQLSLVPVEWDGIKINLIDTPGYADFVGELRAGLRAADAALFVVSASDGVDGSTRMVWEECAAVGMPRAIVVTHLEAARADFEEMTRICAESFGGDDPDAVLPLYLPLRGPAGPDGHAPVTGLVGLLTRKLFDYSSGERKESEPGPDQLPDLDEARNRLIEGIIAESEDETLMDRYLGGEQVEVKTLIQDLERAVARGSFFPVLAAAPAAEGARQGLGTVELLDLITGGFPTPFEHPVPGVTTPDGAPRELVPCDTEGPLAAEVVKTASDPYVGRISLVRVFSGTLRPDQTVHVSGHGLTDRGHEDHDVDEKIGALSMAFGKQQRPVTHAVAGDLVCVAKLTRAETGDTLSAKDDPLLMEPWQMPDPLLPVAIRAHSKADEDKLSQGLSRLVAEDPTMRLEQNQDTHQVVLWCLGEAHADVALERLRSRYGVQVDVVPHKVSLRETFATKAAGRGRHVKQSGGHGQYAICEIEVEPLPGGSGIEFVDKVVGGAVPRQFIPSVEKGVRAQAAKGVVAGHPLVDVRVTLLDGKAHSVDSSDAAFQTAGALALREAAADAKIHLLEPVAEVSVLVGDDYVGAVMSDLSGRRGRLLGTEQVGSGRTLIRAEVPEFEIGRYAVDLRSLSHGTARFDRAYARHEPMPPQIAERIREQGGDEG, from the coding sequence ATGGGCGACAAGACTCAGACACACCCCGGGGCCGCCGGCAGGGCTCTGACGGCCGACCAACCCGCGTCCGTGCGGAATGTGGTGCTGGTCGGCCACTCCGGAGCGGGCAAGACCACGCTGGTGGAGGCCCTCGCGCTGACCGCGGGGGCGGTGAACCGGGCGGGCCGCGTGGAGGACGGCGGCACCGTCTCCGACTACGACGAGATAGAGCACCGGCAGCAGCGCTCGGTGCAGCTGTCCCTGGTGCCGGTCGAATGGGACGGCATCAAGATCAACCTCATCGACACCCCCGGCTACGCGGACTTCGTCGGGGAGCTGCGGGCCGGTCTGCGCGCCGCGGACGCGGCCCTCTTCGTCGTCTCGGCCTCGGACGGGGTGGACGGCTCGACCCGCATGGTGTGGGAGGAGTGCGCGGCCGTCGGCATGCCCCGCGCCATCGTGGTCACGCACCTGGAGGCGGCCCGCGCCGACTTCGAGGAGATGACCCGGATCTGCGCGGAGTCCTTCGGCGGCGACGACCCCGACGCCGTGCTGCCGCTGTACCTGCCGCTGCGCGGCCCCGCGGGCCCCGACGGGCACGCCCCGGTGACCGGGCTGGTGGGGCTGCTCACCCGCAAGCTGTTCGACTACTCGTCCGGCGAGCGCAAGGAGTCCGAGCCCGGCCCGGACCAGCTGCCGGACCTGGACGAGGCCCGCAACCGGCTCATCGAGGGGATCATCGCCGAGAGCGAGGACGAGACCCTGATGGACCGCTACCTCGGCGGCGAGCAGGTCGAGGTCAAGACCCTGATCCAGGACCTGGAACGGGCCGTGGCGCGCGGCAGCTTCTTCCCGGTGCTGGCCGCCGCCCCCGCCGCCGAGGGCGCCCGCCAGGGCCTGGGCACGGTGGAACTGCTGGACCTGATCACCGGCGGCTTCCCCACCCCCTTCGAGCACCCGGTGCCCGGCGTGACCACCCCCGACGGCGCCCCGCGCGAACTCGTGCCCTGCGACACGGAGGGACCGCTGGCCGCCGAGGTCGTCAAGACCGCCTCCGACCCCTACGTCGGCCGTATCTCCCTGGTCCGCGTGTTCTCCGGCACGCTGCGCCCCGACCAGACGGTGCACGTCTCGGGGCACGGTCTGACCGACCGGGGCCACGAGGACCACGACGTGGACGAGAAGATCGGCGCGCTGTCCATGGCCTTCGGCAAACAGCAGCGGCCGGTCACCCACGCGGTCGCCGGCGACCTGGTGTGCGTGGCCAAGCTGACCCGCGCCGAGACCGGCGACACGCTCTCCGCGAAGGACGACCCGCTCCTGATGGAGCCCTGGCAGATGCCCGACCCGCTGCTCCCGGTCGCCATCCGGGCGCACAGCAAGGCCGACGAGGACAAACTGTCGCAGGGCCTGTCCCGGCTGGTCGCCGAGGACCCCACGATGCGCCTGGAGCAGAACCAGGACACCCACCAGGTGGTGCTGTGGTGCCTGGGCGAGGCGCACGCGGACGTCGCGCTGGAACGGCTGCGCAGCCGCTACGGCGTCCAGGTCGACGTCGTCCCGCACAAGGTCTCGCTGCGGGAGACGTTCGCGACCAAGGCGGCCGGGCGCGGCCGGCACGTCAAGCAGTCCGGTGGGCACGGTCAGTACGCCATCTGCGAGATCGAGGTGGAGCCGCTGCCGGGCGGCTCGGGCATCGAGTTCGTGGACAAGGTGGTCGGCGGCGCGGTGCCGCGCCAGTTCATCCCGTCCGTGGAGAAGGGCGTGCGGGCCCAGGCCGCCAAGGGCGTCGTCGCCGGGCATCCGCTCGTGGACGTGCGGGTCACGCTGCTCGACGGCAAGGCGCACTCGGTGGACTCCTCCGACGCCGCGTTCCAGACGGCGGGCGCGCTCGCCCTGCGCGAGGCCGCCGCCGACGCGAAAATCCACCTGCTGGAGCCGGTCGCCGAGGTGAGCGTGCTGGTCGGCGACGACTACGTGGGCGCCGTGATGAGCGATCTGTCGGGCCGGCGCGGCCGGCTCCTCGGCACCGAGCAGGTGGGTTCCGGACGCACCCTGATCCGCGCCGAGGTCCCCGAGTTCGAGATCGGCCGGTACGCCGTCGACCTGCGCTCGCTCTCGCACGGCACGGCCCGCTTCGACCGGGCGTACGCGCGGCACGAGCCGATGCCGCCGCAGATCGCCGAACGTATTCGCGAGCAGGGCGGGGACGAGGGTTAG